The following proteins are encoded in a genomic region of Bacteroidota bacterium:
- a CDS encoding aldehyde dehydrogenase family protein gives MSRIEILKTYKLYIGGQFPRTESGRYYPLTDKKGKVLANICLSSRKDFRNAVVAARGAFGGWSGRNGYNRSQILYRIAEMLEGRKAQFIEELMQQGLTKAAAEKEVALSVDRLVHYAGWCDKYQQLFSTVNPVQSSHFNFSVPEPAGVVAVVAPQDTSLAGLVSVIAPVIAGGNTCVVLASEQKPLCAITFGEVLATSDLPGGVINILTGQIKELLSHMASHMDVNALVMAAGSAADWKLAQEKAAANVKRTFNWSENNWSDAAAQNPYFIIDLQEVKTTWHPIEQIGAGGAKY, from the coding sequence ATGTCGCGCATCGAAATCCTGAAAACCTACAAGCTCTATATTGGCGGACAATTTCCGCGTACTGAATCAGGCCGTTATTATCCGCTTACGGATAAAAAGGGCAAGGTGCTGGCAAATATTTGTCTGAGTTCGCGCAAGGATTTCAGGAATGCCGTGGTGGCTGCACGCGGCGCATTTGGCGGCTGGAGCGGCCGCAACGGCTACAACCGCAGTCAGATTCTCTATCGAATAGCCGAAATGCTGGAAGGCCGCAAGGCACAGTTTATTGAAGAACTCATGCAGCAGGGCCTCACCAAAGCCGCCGCCGAAAAAGAAGTGGCTCTTTCGGTTGACCGCCTGGTGCATTATGCCGGCTGGTGCGATAAATATCAGCAACTGTTCAGCACGGTGAATCCGGTGCAATCGTCGCACTTCAACTTTTCGGTGCCAGAGCCTGCGGGCGTGGTGGCTGTGGTGGCACCGCAGGATACGTCGCTGGCCGGGCTTGTATCGGTTATTGCGCCGGTAATTGCCGGCGGCAACACTTGTGTGGTGCTGGCTTCGGAACAAAAGCCGCTTTGCGCCATTACGTTTGGCGAAGTGCTGGCTACTTCCGATTTGCCCGGCGGTGTGATAAATATTCTCACCGGCCAAATCAAAGAGCTGCTCAGCCACATGGCCTCACACATGGATGTGAATGCACTGGTAATGGCAGCGGGCAGCGCCGCCGACTGGAAACTGGCGCAGGAAAAAGCAGCGGCCAATGTGAAACGTACATTCAACTGGAGCGAAAACAACTGGAGTGATGCCGCAGCACAAAATCCGTATTTCATTATCGACCTGCAGGAAGTAAAAACCACCTGGCACCCGATTGAGCAGATTGGTGCGGGCGGTGCGAAATACTGA